The following nucleotide sequence is from Salvia miltiorrhiza cultivar Shanhuang (shh) chromosome 7, IMPLAD_Smil_shh, whole genome shotgun sequence.
cggttgtcccCTGGATTTGCCATATAgtacaacgaactacaaggaaactggttttccctgcttgttgtatcaaatcttgtggaaacttgtctccatccttctgGACATTTGAGTTTGACTTTCATGTCCggaactggtgtttcctggatcgccttTCTCTCATaagaatgagagaaacttcttgttataggccctgaagttagcctatttccttggaatgatagccttggtgctcccagtctgagactctgggtatggctaagcaccggtTTGTCCCCCacatcgatgtcgatttccctgACTTGGGGAATTTCAACTCTGTTTGGAAGGGCTGCCTTGGctacttctttgaatatttctggaatttcaataaattcttttcccagaaataactccgtatgatgggaatttgatagggcatacgagacttgataagtcagtgagtatggcctatttccatctgtcatgtactccttctttttgtagtcctgatagagagtcagggctcggctgaaggatgaatcttgtagattataagcgatctgtgggtagaactcggttataatcttcttggcgtagagattgcctgaaaaagctccaataactgattctctggcatctctgaCCCTTTTATCGCAGAGTGCgacgtcaattggttggtctgtccctgggaaaagggaagatttgagtaccaattgaattgctccaatatgaatccatttcatcgtacttgcgacttctggtTTCATCTTCTTGAGATCCTGCCTAATATCTTCGGCTGGAACtagctggatttccacctggttgcttgtgatctcaattggaagcgccgtttcttggcttgtgacgccaaaatagacatgatgcttcctcttggttggaatcaagctatttaaaactCGATTTAGTCTTCCATTTGAAAACCCTTGGTAGGTTTGAACCTCCTCGGTTTCCTtattgagttttttcacgagctgcttcaccacttctttttgtggaatcaggaaatggctagtaaatccattctgatcctccttctggctGTGGTGAACCTCTTgttcctctttagtctgactcgtctccggttgatccatcggtcatctccgaatcttcagaactaaagacttcttcttgctcatatatactctcatcagaggatatatcttcaaactgatacacgggtatcagatTCTGGTAAAAGatagcatcttcgatatccttggtggattcgaatctttttatccctttcctttcgttgtctgggcaattggttgaaatatgcccctttgcaccacACGACCAGCAGTTACAATCCTTAAAACTTTCATTAGCCTTGgcctgagtacgcctgaaagtttttctcaccgggattctcttttgatttgagaatcggtttcttgatggtccgctccgttggcctgacttgtaggagcgtgccttttgtctagtccacatagttcttggcttccaagaacctctcctggactttctttcatagggttgatacctatgtttctttcggctcctcttttgatacagcaactcagcaccaatctctgttggaagatcaatgttgtcgcacatcaatggggatttcttgttgagtcttctcaatctcttgagattcctctggtccgccgccttctggcaccattcggacagcttcttgtgaacataagacatcctccttgaagcactgtcaagtggatatcctcctggtgaaacatactcattgatgagcatttccctccatggacttggaagctTTGGAAAGAAAAGGTCCATGGCTGTCTGATCTTCCACCTcccccatatgaacatatagggtGTATAGACGCAGAAATTCATttagagcttttggctctagcaccatcaatcttagattgtaaagtgcctgttgatatttcttgcgcttctcctctgcggatccttcgaaaaaacccattcccaagaaatggattttaatctgtttAGTAATCTCCTTAATGACGTCATATAAGGATGTGCTACTAAACATCTCTTCCCGGGTTGGGACTTTAAGACCTTCCCAGTATAGTTTTGCCATGCCTGCCAAACTagcttcgaagactctggcaaattcttttttgtcgtaatcaATTGTGGCAATTACGACctttaatgatgaagcccattcgtcgatgagaccctcccattctttgaaactggcttcgtcgaggttgagaatcaatccgtatggatggattggttccagtgtgacctttcctacaggagtatcctgcattTGAGGCCTCCGTCGCCTGGTTCGTTGGAACTGGCTCGCATCGTCTTGAGCTGACCCCTTTTTTGACGATCCTTCTTCTTGAGGCTCGGTTTTgggaacctcatctccttggttcatcttcagatcaaccatattgaggttagcaaaagattctgctaactcttgtagatcttctaatccgattctttCAAGGCAatccatgatatttgcctttcataatTCGGATTATAtcctccggctgcaactctttgggtgctgcatcgaatagagatgtagacgtcgggtctttggaccattgattccgaatttttccggaacatggttttcgcctttcgatttcctccattcttttctggatatcacgcaagagggataatatttcctcttgtttgagtgatattctgcttagctccatcggtagatcgtacagcttgacgccatagtattccaccgtcttttggatctcccgcaagttgacattgtcggaagagcttggctcgatcttttggtagcctgGGTAGACTACTCCTGCTTTGTCTTTTGAGTCCATCAATCGTGTGACCAATGGGCCTCGTACATGTTTTGTTCAATGGTCGTTCTGGCTGCGGCcattctcatgagatgctcATGATAATTCTGGATACTCGCGATAATatcgcgaataagctcgatatctcctcctcgtcgtaggttggtcacgagggctcgattgttccatctAAGATCACTTATAAAGTGACCCATTTCTATCtccagattttggagagagttcctgtagtgtacacatctcggacattcgtccggatccataaatattcaaagaagtcTCCTCCCTCATGggttaattaatcaaaataaattaaaaattatataattcctctataaaaacccgctctgataccattttgagaagcgggGGATCAGCACTATAATTAAGCCATTTTTCTGATTTTGTACACAGTTGATTATTAGAGTGCACAGTTGACCTAGGGGCGCAGTTGTCTTTTAAGGGGATTTTGGCTAGAAAAGTCATTCTTTAAAAGAGGTGGCTAAGAAAGTCATAAACTATGTGCTTTAGGCTATAAATGTCAATTCTCACTTAAAAGATTGGATCATGCACACAGCTTAATTAAACAGCTGAAAATGCAGTTTCTCCGAAGAGCCAAAGAAATCCTACAAGTAAAATGAGAATGATGGTGGATTTCCACCAGAAAACATGAGACAAAGAAACCCTCTCAACTCTGTTTCACTGAAAATGGAATTGAAGAATTCTCTTTTAAAGAGCCACCAAATATTTTCCAAATTTCCTCACTGAATTCGTAAATgcatcaaacaaataaataatttcacaTCTCATCAGAATTAAAAGCACGATATCccaatgattatttttattcatcttcaATCAAAGAACTTGACACACAGTCTACCAACAACACAAATTCAGAGAATGTCAATCTCTCACCAAATTTCCTACTGTCACTAGGCAAATAAACACTCAAAATTTACACGTAAAGGTGGTAAGAGAATGTCAAAAAAATGCTGCATCTGGTGCACCACTAATTTTAAATCCAACAAAAGTATAATTCAATGGCAATCTAAATGGAGTTGCCATCTCATGTGAAAGAGAAGGTAAAACAAAAAGCTTGAGATAAATTGCTGTTTTTTTCTGTCAAAACAAAGGAATTTGTCCATCACAAAATATGCATCTATAGCATTCCTAACAAATATAACCTTCAATGTCATTACATCAACGATAACTTAAGGAAAACTCCAACAGAAAATTCTTTTCCATTAAACAGCAAATGAACCGAATAGCAACATCTCTAGTAAAAGAACCCAAGAACCTTTCCTCCAACATTTTTCCTACGAGCCTCTTCGTGATCCATGATTCCAGCCGATGTTGTCAGCACGATATAACCAAACTGCAATCAACATCTCACAAGATTTTAGTACATAACACATCATATCCTACAAATGATCAGTGTATTATAAATAATCCTAACAGCTAGTTAGGATTCTACGGAGACATATTCAAACTAAACTATTAAGGATTCTGTGGAAAACATATTCATTCAAAACTAGTATGCATTCTATGGCAATTAAATTCAAAGGAAGCTAGCTAGAATTCTATGGCAAACATATTCAACGAAGCTAGTAAGAAGGATTCCGTGGCAATCATATTTAGACGAACAAATATAGGCTTTGAGATTGTATTTCAACCTGTCTTGATGGAAGAAGTCTTGCAGTCCAAGGCTCAATTTCCTTGACGCCAACATCAAAACGAGGACTGATCACACCGCATTTGTTTAGTCTTCCGTTAAGCTCAACCACAATTTTGCCAGATCTGTGGTCATCGACAAACTCAAATTCCCCAATGTACCCTGTTAAGCCAATTCACATGAGAAACTACTTGTGGAAGAGGAACTGAGACGAAACAAAAAACTGGCATTCAACTAGAGGTGGAACGAACCGTGCTTCTGCATAACCAGAAGAAACTTGACAATCACTTTCGATGAAGGCCTGATCATGACCTGCCTCTTCCCCCTCTTCTCAGCATTATACATGCTCTTCAAGGCATCATTCAAGACACTGACTCTCACCATCTTGCAGTTCAAGCTGATTAAAAACAGAATTTATGTGACAAATATTATACAGCTcagtaagattttttttttttttttgaggcgatACAGCTCAGTAAGATTGACTCCATCAACTATCTACCTAATTCAGTGCTGAAAGGTTAAATTgtgttgaaaaataaaaattcaacatAAAAAGCAATATCATAATATAGACTAAAGCATACAgcctaaataaaaattaatggtAAAACATGAATCGGCTAATTCTGCACCCACATTCACACAATAACCAGTTATCAAAATCTTAAACAGAATAATAAATCGATCCTATAAAATCTAAAAATTTCCATACATCTGCCTCCTACTGCTTAATTTGAGCTAAATCAAGCTATTAATTGTAATCAGTTTCTTTACCCCCAAATATGCAGGCAAAATTTCGATTGTTTCAATGACAAGATCAATGAAGTGATGATTCACAAACAATGGCAGGAACGCTGTTAAACGAAGCAGAAAcagaaacttcaaaaatttaCCTGCAGTGGGCGATAGCAGCGGCGGCCTAAGCAAGTGGAGATTTTGAGGGTTGATGAGTTCGATTTTCTGTTTGGGAATATATGGGCGTCAGCCTATTTTATATGGGCTTTATTAGGCCCAATGTGAGTCCAATAGAATAGGGTAGAATTAGAGTGAGTCCATTCCGCTGTAAGAGAATTCGTTAACTTTTGAaaaacattttatggaaaaatagtaatttcttgttttatgggaaaattgtttcaaaagttgTGAAATAATAGAGTAACCTATGCTTTAGTTTTTTTCTGCTTCTATTTCTTGTTCAATGATCTGAACTCATGATTTTTCCAGCTTGACTGTGGCCTGTGAGATATTACTATTCGAAATAATGGATGAGTTTATTCCCTTTAAAGAAATTGTTTAGAAGATCATCGGTGTTTTtctttatacatttttttgaaGGTTTTGTCATTTTCTCTAAATTATTGCATCGAGCATTtgattgtgatctttaattgttggaatttgttGGAAATATTACTTGTGATCAAAATTATTGTATCAAATATTTAACTAAAAACAATCATACTGTTTAACATGAATAAGTCTCCAAACCAATAGCATCATCCAAAGACATTGATTCCGAATATTACTTAAAAAATACTAGTTCAAAATAAGTGAAGAAGATGTCGCCCCATAACTTATTTCAACAATCAATATGCAAACTACACACATGTATGCCAATAGAAGTGAGTAGTATTTCTCAAAGACTAAAACTTGTATAGATCTAGACAAACTAtgcatttactttaattaaatttaattgagtTCATCAAATCTCAATTAGATTTTAGTAATATTTGATTAAGATTTATTAATCATCTTAAGATTTATTATATCCATTTTTAAACAAGTGTCATATTAAGAAATGAATCTTATCCCAAATAAGTATATCTCATTTCAGAATTCCACAGTAAAATGATGTAACAATTTATCATTTTGGCATTCTGATAATGACAAATTCTCTATCTTTTTAGTTTTTCAGACAATAAGTAGGGGCAAAAAGAGAAAGATTGCTCACTTTCTTAGTACACGTGATGTGACTACATGAGACACTTATTTAAAAGCGAATGAGCATTAACCATATGTAAGATTTAATTACTTAAGCTCCATGAATCTGAATGTACCAAAGTGCGCGACCACCTCAATATAAACATAATACTCTTTTcatccacgatatcgtttccactttatACGATATGAGTTTTAAGAAGTGATTGATAATAGTgatattattgtgagtggagtttgagtatcactattgttgtgagtgtaaatttataaatcatattgctataaatggaagtggaaacaaTATCGTGGTCggaccaaaatgaaaaaaatgaaaacgatatcgtgaaCGAATGAAGTAAAATTTAATTGAATCAGAAAtaggatttaattaatttatagtaattatgaattaatagattataATTGTGCATTATTAAtacttaatttattaatattattataattaaatttgtaattagCACCTATATAACCTCTTCATTAACAACCTAATTAACattgattaatattaaataaatgtatGAACAGGTTTTGCCTTTCTCTAATATGGATCACCCACTCTATTtactagtactccctccgtcccacgaagcatgacacggtttcctttttggtctgtcccacgaagcatgacacgtttctaaaaatagcaaaaaatttaccctttattcacattttcactttttcacctaccacacttaacacacaaaataccaatttcttaattcccgtgccgaaaagaagtgtgtcatgtttcatgggacggagggagtagaaagCACCGACGTTTTTGtactataaatttaataacatgTTACTGGTATTTTAttggtaaaaaataaataatataaagatCACGGTGGACTCGAATCTAAAATTTTTAGTTTCAAACATTATAAAATGAGCATTCTAAATGTCACCGTCTTGCATATTCGAACCCTCATTGCCATCTCTACCACAACTTATTTTGTAAATGTAGTTCAATCGCGACTGCGAGTTCCCATAAACTAcaaaccaaataaaattaataacgtTTAATTATCTCAATAATACTTCAAATCTCAAAAACTTCTTACTCGTTTGTTTTTTACCTAACAATATGTCACATTGTGATTGATTGTGCTCACTGAATCTTAGTGGTCATCGAAGGTTTCAAACACAGCAAACCTATTCAAAATCGCTCTCTCCCTTTTCTTAGGGAAACAAAACCTGTACCCTCTCCCTGATTAATCCAAAGGGTGAATTTACTCGGttgtaaaaattttattgaaaaaagatggataaaaaaaagatgatttttttttttatttatatcatatgtttactaaagatgaaaagatgagaaaatgttgaaaaatattttaacaaccctaccttaggataatattatccaacattagaGAGAAAATAAGTGGAAAGAGGCTGTCCGATAAAATATTGCACCTTACCCggagaaaattttccatcataaAAAATGGTGGAAGATGGTTACAAATatactttttctctcattttccatcaaagtaaacacatctcattttatttatggaatattaTTTTGATGAAGAGTCTGTTACGAGAATAATGCATCcacatattatgttcattgatatgttcgtagaaaatacatatgaacatactaatgttcgtcgatattttcgtaaaaaaataaataaacatactaatgttcgtcgatattttcgtaggaaaataaatgaacataataatgttcacatattatgttcattgacggatcaggtcccagaacaGGAAGTTTCGGAATTTCCGGGATTTATTCAACGCGATCACATATTTCAGTGAATTTAatcaaccaatatttaattacatgaaaaatcaaatcaggaaattatatgaaccgttagattaagcaagatcgatGCACATGATTTGGTGTTTGGTCTCTatgtaggggagtggtctccatagaagcgaaccatatatatatatatatatatatatatatatatatatatatatatatatatataggggagggctagaataaaaacactcttaagtgtataaaatatattttatattttatacacttaagagtgtttttattcatacgtgttctacataaaattcgtacattaagaaacgtttatattttatacacttaagagtgtttttattctagcccacccctatatatgtgtgtgtgtgtgtgtgtgtgtgtgtgtgtgtgtgtgtgtgtagttCCTCTACTAGGCGTTCTATATTGTAAACATCATTAGCCTAGCTGTTCTTCATTGTAACTGTGTGTTTATTTAGTTGGAGAAAACCCCTCTATAACTCTCACTAGTTGTAAAAGATAAATGTAGAAGTAAGAAGAAGTCGAAAAGTAAGGTATTGGTTTGTAGTCCGAAAGTTGACAAAGTAATGGACACTACCAAAAAATAGCATACGGTATTGCAATTTCGCTGTCAACGGTATTACAACCGCATAAATTGCTATCTACGATTACGGCCGCATAACCCGTGTGATCAACATAACGTAAATTATATtgagcattagtgtattttgTACTGATACTCGACCCACAATCAAAAATTAATGAGCATTAGTGCATTTTCAGTAAATGCTCGGCTACTAATGTTTAATTTCTCGACTCGCAATAGTTGAGCATGTCAAGCATTAATTTATCATTAATGTTAATCTCGCAGAGATCGAGCATTAATCGAATATTAATGTATTTACCACATACACACATGAAAATAGATATGCACACATTATAAACATGTGTAATTgatttcatgattttttttcaattagctAGATTTTAATTCAGTATTTAGGAATGTAATATATTTAATGTAACTTCTACATTCTTtgcattattataatttataatgtaACTTCTACATTCTTTGCATTATTATATGTGAATTAAGAATTGACACCCTACTTTATAAATATGAACCctaatacaataaaaatttatatactcttttcgtccacgaaaaaaaaatttacttacttttttttttctttttgtccaCTA
It contains:
- the LOC130991926 gene encoding 40S ribosomal protein S15a — its product is MVRVSVLNDALKSMYNAEKRGKRQVMIRPSSKVIVKFLLVMQKHGYIGEFEFVDDHRSGKIVVELNGRLNKCGVISPRFDVGVKEIEPWTARLLPSRQFGYIVLTTSAGIMDHEEARRKNVGGKVLGFFY